From the genome of Candidatus Defluviilinea proxima:
GTTCGGGTCGGTTGAGACCAGAATATAGCCACGTTGTTTGATGGCGTCCAACACATTGTCGGCTTTTACTTCTTTGCTTCCACAAGCGGTGAGCAGAAGCGCCGTAGCCATTACTACGACAAGAACGTTATATAGTTTTTTCATTTCTCCTCCAAGAGAATAGAATGGGTTTGAGGCAACAACCAAGTTGCCTTGAGATGTTGACATATTCATCTCATCGCCTAAGCATAGACTATTTTTTTGAAATATGCAAGTGACCATATGCAGTATTTTCGAATGGTAAAATTGGCTCATCAAATTTACGGAGGCACATCCCATGGTGGCTATATTTCCCAGTGAAGAATGGTTGAGGGGATTGGAAGCAAAATTGAATTCCGATGAAAAATATGCGGAGATTGCAAAGAATTGGGAGGGTGACCTGCTTTTTTTCATTGAGCCTGAAGGCAACCTCAAAGAAAACCTCACGTTCTACCTGGATCTTTGGCATGGTTCCTGCCGTAAAGCGGAATACAAGCCCGCGGCCAACTCTTACCCAAACCCAACCTTTACGCTTATTGCAAACTATAACAACATCACGGCCATTCTCTCGGGCAAAATGAATCCCATGACGGCCATGATGACAAGCAAGTTGAAGGTCAAAGGAAATATGGGGTATATGATGCGCAACGTTCCGACCGTGTTGGACTTTGTCCGCGTGGCGCAGGAAGTTACAAAGGAAGTTATGTAGAGAGCATCTCTTTACATAATCAATATGCAACCCATCCTCAAGATCGACCTATCCAGTGGCGCCACCGAAGAATACAAAATTCCTTTGCAATGGGAAAAGGATTTTTTAGGTGGTGCATCGCTCGCGGCTCGTATTCTATATGAACATTTAACGCCTGGTTTGGACGCCCTTTCACCCGAGGCTCCTCTTCTTTTTTTGACCGGTCCAATGACTGGTACCTCCGGCCCCACAACTGGACGCTTCGTCATCTGTGGAAAGGGGCCTGCTACAGGACTATGGGCAGAATCCAACATTGGAGGCTTTTGGGGGCCCGAGCTTCGCAAAGCCGGTTACGACGGCTTGTGGATCACAGGCAAGGCTTCAGAGCCGGTCTATCTTTGGTTAAACGGAAGCAGGCTCGAGGTCCGTAATGCCGCGCATTTGTGGGGTCAGAACACATATACAACACAGGATAAAGTCAAAGAGGAAATTGGGGAAAAGTCCGCAAGAGTCTGCGTTATTGGACCGGCAGGAGAGAAACAAGTCTTGTACGCATCCATCATGTGCGATCACGGACGCATGGCCGGGCGCACGGGTATGGGCGCGGTAATGGGGTCAAAGAATCTCAAAGCGGTTGCTGTGTATGGCGAGAATGAGATCCCTGTATTTGATCTTTCTAAATACAAATCACTTCGTTCAGAAGCGAATCGCAAATTGCGCGATGATAATGAAGCGAAGGTGATTCGTGAAGTGGGGACGGCAGGTTTGGCTAACTATGCCGAATACCTTGGAGCGATGCCCGCGAAATATTACACACAAGGCTCGTTCCCTGCCGTGGATGCTATATCTGGCGCGATGGTAACTGAAAAGATTTTGGTAGGGCGTAGTGCATGTCAGGGATGCGTGATCGCCTGTGGTCGTGTTGTCAAATTCCCGAACGATGTGTTGAAACGTAAAGGCCCTGAACACGAAACAATGGTTGGGTTTGGTGCGAACTTACTGAATGACAATCTCGAGTCCATCGTTGATTTGGGTGAGTTATGTGATCGCTATGGCTTGGATACGATCAGCACAAGCAATACGATTGGCTTAGCGTTTCATCTGTTTGAAAAAGGAAGTATTACTGAAAAGGATACAGGCGGGATCGTTTTGAAATGGGGAGACACAAATGCTGTTGAAGAACTTGTGCGTCTGACCGCTTCACGTGATGGGATCGGTGATCTGCTCGCGCAAGGCTCCAGACGATTTGGTGCGCATTTCAACGCCGAGGAAGAAGCTGTTCAAGTCAATGGACTTGAGATCGCTTATCATGATCCGCGTGGTGCTTCTGGCATGGCGCTTTCATATGCAACCAGTCCGCGTGGGGCGTGCCATAATCAATCTGATTTCTTCTTTGTAGATTTTGGTCATTCCCAGGAGCAGATCGGTATTGATTTTATGTCTCGCCATGCTCAGGCAGAGAAAGCCGCCAATGTGGCGCGCCATCAAGATTGGCGGACCGTGTTCAACGCCATCGTGATGTGTATCTTTGCAAACGTTGAACCTGATGTACAGGTTGAATTGATCAATGCGGCCTGTGGCTTGGATTGGTCTGTGGAAGATATGATGAAATTTGGCGAACGCTCGTGGAATCTCAAACGTGCGATCAATAACCGCATGGGGTTGACACGTGCAAACGATAAACTCCCAAAGGCCTTATTGACGCCATATCCAGATGGTGGCTCTGAAGGATTTGTCCCTGATATTGATGCGATGTTAATTGCTTACTACCAGCACCGTGGCTGGGATATGGAAACCGGCAAACCCTCACGTGAGAAATTGTCCACTTTGGGGATGGATGATGTGGCAAAAGATTTGTGGGAGTGAGTTTTTGCCGCAGTTACCTATACTTTTGCCTTCCTTAATATCAATTTCAATATCTGCTTTTATAATCACTTGACGCACCCCCTTCCAGCCGCTATAATCTGCCCGCTCAATTGGAAACCACTGCAGGTTCATAGAAAACGAACCTGCGCAAGAAAAATAAGGAGAAAGTCGAATGCCCCCACATCCAAAGCGAAAACACTCAAAAAGCCGCCGCGATATGCGCCGCGCACATGATGCGTTGCAACCCCGCAACCTCACACTCTGCGCCAATTGCGGTTCCATGCGCCTTCCGCACACCGTTTGCGCCAATTGCGGACACTACGAAGGACGCGAAGTGGTTGAGATCAAGAAAGAAAAGAAAAAGGCTGAAT
Proteins encoded in this window:
- a CDS encoding SCP2 sterol-binding domain-containing protein, with amino-acid sequence MVAIFPSEEWLRGLEAKLNSDEKYAEIAKNWEGDLLFFIEPEGNLKENLTFYLDLWHGSCRKAEYKPAANSYPNPTFTLIANYNNITAILSGKMNPMTAMMTSKLKVKGNMGYMMRNVPTVLDFVRVAQEVTKEVM
- a CDS encoding aldehyde ferredoxin oxidoreductase family protein, giving the protein MQPILKIDLSSGATEEYKIPLQWEKDFLGGASLAARILYEHLTPGLDALSPEAPLLFLTGPMTGTSGPTTGRFVICGKGPATGLWAESNIGGFWGPELRKAGYDGLWITGKASEPVYLWLNGSRLEVRNAAHLWGQNTYTTQDKVKEEIGEKSARVCVIGPAGEKQVLYASIMCDHGRMAGRTGMGAVMGSKNLKAVAVYGENEIPVFDLSKYKSLRSEANRKLRDDNEAKVIREVGTAGLANYAEYLGAMPAKYYTQGSFPAVDAISGAMVTEKILVGRSACQGCVIACGRVVKFPNDVLKRKGPEHETMVGFGANLLNDNLESIVDLGELCDRYGLDTISTSNTIGLAFHLFEKGSITEKDTGGIVLKWGDTNAVEELVRLTASRDGIGDLLAQGSRRFGAHFNAEEEAVQVNGLEIAYHDPRGASGMALSYATSPRGACHNQSDFFFVDFGHSQEQIGIDFMSRHAQAEKAANVARHQDWRTVFNAIVMCIFANVEPDVQVELINAACGLDWSVEDMMKFGERSWNLKRAINNRMGLTRANDKLPKALLTPYPDGGSEGFVPDIDAMLIAYYQHRGWDMETGKPSREKLSTLGMDDVAKDLWE
- the rpmF gene encoding 50S ribosomal protein L32; translation: MPPHPKRKHSKSRRDMRRAHDALQPRNLTLCANCGSMRLPHTVCANCGHYEGREVVEIKKEKKKAE